Proteins encoded by one window of Haliotis asinina isolate JCU_RB_2024 chromosome 6, JCU_Hal_asi_v2, whole genome shotgun sequence:
- the LOC137287929 gene encoding serine-rich adhesin for platelets-like, which translates to MKLSTRVFVCLYIVYGYGGIEARSTSQLPTGGTQDPTSQEPLVGSSVTTEQSVTSESPTANGSSTMTGSPTANGSSTMTESLTANGSSAMTESPTANGSSAMTDSPTGNGSSTMTESPTANRSSAVTESLTANGSSAMTESPTGNGSSAMTESPTGNGSSAMTGSPTANGSSAMTESPTANGSSGMTVSPPTNGSSAMTGSPTSPGSSVTTESFVTSNSAMSSDYTGTSAISSDSSSPVTSDRSPQPTSTSLIPTTQAQPPSIATSTSPMPVPESSSTTAGVTPGPADTSFFSIVVSVAIIGGVLAFLTLATICIYLCVLQPRKKKSASLEESATKKKKKKRKRTSLKESDVSELIDAIDKRSKPLEMDKFDNNGSDGDMENVQVQKENSEMQNGVDHRSDPKAGGADQTSKMESNDANNLRISIHRELLQMTKLRSSSQDSGETNRQMSTFGKAGGLDRSASTVSSISLKGITDFGRQGQGIKDNPEDKAGGRLQEVDGDTTKELVRQDAISSDLSAENAVPASGLSETELKGDSQKERGGTKQLVRQNSFTEDSVSEGGRSESETKINGDTNDKKSISSTEDDKPEEGYSESEMLSDSQQGEGQNMQLASQTANDLVSGTEDSVTEPDPEMQPVNNAGSEHVPQTDNSGTKNEGFRQSKYLEESYNQAYECEAYEEDDVESGDENGQVADGGMEVDPDDGHALGQRHMDIDAMIQQRVGDGRSNIIMSTHL; encoded by the exons ATGAAGCTCTCTACtcgtgtttttgtgtgtctctATATTGTGTACGGTTATGGCGGTATTGAAG CTAGAAGCACAAGCCAGTTGCCAACAGGTGGCACACAAGACCCAACATCACAGGAACCTTTGGTTGGATCGTCTGTGACAACAGAGCAATCTGTAACATCCGAGTCACCTACGGCAAATGGATCCTCTACAATGACAGGATCACCTACGGCAAATGGATCCTCTACAATGACAGAGTCACTTACGGCAAATGGATCCTCTGCAATGACAGAGTCACCTACGGCAAATGGATCCTCTGCAATGACGGACTCACCTACGGGAAATGGATCCTCTACAATGACAGAGTCACCTACGGCAAATAGATCCTCTGCAGTGACAGAGTCACTTACGGCAAATGGATCCTCTGCAATGACAGAGTCACCTACGGGAAATGGATCCTCTGCAATGACAGAGTCACCTACGGGAAATGGATCCTCTGCAATGACAGGATCACCTACGGCAAATGGATCCTCTGCAATGACGGAGTCACCGACGGCAAATGGATCCTCTGGTATGACCGTGTCACCGCCGACAAATGGATCCTCTGCAATGACAGGGTCACCTACGTCACCAGGATCATCAGTGACGACAGAATCATTTGTCACATCGAACAGCGCGATGTCATCTGATTACACAGGAACATCAGCCATATCCTCCGATTCAAGCAGCCCAGTGACCAGTGATAGATCACCGCAACCAACGTCAACGTCACTGATCCCGACAACTCAAGCACAACCGCCAAGCATAGCCACATCTACCAGTCCAATGCCAGTACCCGAGTCTAGCTCCACAACTGCAGGAGTGACCCCGG GTCCAGCTGACACAAGCTTTTTCAGCATAGTTGTCTCTGTCGCGATCATCGGCGGCGTGCTGGCATTCCTGACATTGGCTACAATCTGTATATACTT ATGTGTCTTGCAGCCAAGGAAGAAAAAGTCGGCATCTCTTGAAGAAAGCGCcacaaagaagaagaagaaaaagaggaAAAGGACCAGTCTAAAGGAGTCCGATGTCAGTGAGCTTATTGATGCTATCGATAAACGGTCGAAACCACTGGAAATGGACAAATTTGACAATAACGGTTCTGACGGAGACATGGAAAATGTACAGGTTCAGAAAG AAAATTCCGAGATGCAAAATGGCGTGGATCACCGCTCTGATCCTAAAGCTGGAGGAGCTGACCAGACCAGCAAGATGGAATCTAACGATGCAAACAACTTGAGGATTTCTATACATCGTGAACTCCTGCAGATGACCAAGCTGAGAAGCAGCAGCCAGGATTCCGGggagacaaacagacagatgaGTACCTTTGGCAAGGCAGGTGGCCTGGACAGATCGGCATCGACCGTTTCGAGCATATCCCTAAAAGGAATTACTGACTTCGGACGACAAGGACAAGGAATTAAGGACAACCCAGAGGACAAGGCTGGAGGACGTCTACAAGAAGTAGATGGAGATACGACTAAGGAACTCGTTCGACAAGATGCCATTTCGTCTGACCTTAGTGCTGAAAATGCTGTTCCAGCGTCTGGTCTTTCTGAGACAGAACTGAAGGGAGACAGTCAAAAAGAAAGGGGTGGTACTAAACAACTCGTGCGACAAAACTCGTTCACCGAAGATAGTGTATCAGAAGGTGGTCGTTCTGAATCTGAAACGAAGATTAATGGTGATACTAATGACAAAAAGTCCATTTCGTCCACCGAAGATGATAAGCCAGAGGAAGGTTATTCTGAATCTGAAATGCTTTCAGACAGTCAGCAAGGTGAAGGTCAAAACATGCAACTGGCAAGCCAAACTGCCAATGACCTTGTCAGTGGTACTGAAGACAGTGTCACGGAGCCCGACCCTGAAATGCAACCAGTTAACAATGCAGGGAGCGAACATGTTCCACAAACTGATAACAGCGGAACCAAAAATGAAGGGTTTAGGCAATCTAAATACCTCGAAGAGAGTTACAACCAAGCCTACGAGTGTGAAGCCTACGAAGAGGATGATGTGGAAAGTGGTGATGAGAATGGGCAGGTAGCTGATGGTGGGATGGAGGTAGATCCTGATGATGGTCATGCTCTAGGACAAAGACACATGGATATTGATGCAATGATACAGCAGCGTGTTGGTGATGGTCGGAGCAATATTATTATGTCAACACACCTCTAG
- the LOC137287381 gene encoding uncharacterized protein has protein sequence MGEWSNGLFGCFNDCGLCIITYFVPCYTAGKVAEKTGDDCCTYGCLSVLGPIGIYTRAKTRAKVRESKGIEGEFCNDCIMHWFCGICSIIQEAQEVDALDRGSQQQAMARH, from the exons ATGGGCGAGTGGTCAAACGGTCTCTTTGGTTGCTTCAATGACTGCGGATTGTGCATCATAACCTATTTTGTACCCTGTTATACTGCAGGGAAGGTTGCAGAGAAAACAGGCGATGACTGTTGCACGTATGGGTGTTTAAGCGTCCTGGGGCCTATCGGTATCTACACAAGAGCCAAAACCAGGGCTAAAGTCAGGGAAAGCAAAGGAATCGAG GGAGAGTTCTGCAACGATTGCATAATGCACTGGTTTTGTGGAATCTGCTCAATTATACAGGAAGCTCAG GAAGTAGACGCTCTAGACCGTGGAAGTCAACAACAGGCGATGGCCCGGCACTAA